One Mus musculus strain C57BL/6J chromosome X, GRCm38.p6 C57BL/6J DNA window includes the following coding sequences:
- the Gm1140 gene encoding synaptonemal complex protein 3-like produces MPPKGKKAKSKSVKRPQDSSDTQSDDVIQRRVPRTPAEQPVVIEISDESTSSDQDDQQARESVQKTAKKRQGDVTESHLAKKKQFCQDVVTSVKRLSEKLVSIYKRQKRERTMFHSNYSKSLQSLFQQWDMSVEKVGQEEDSFINSSHQHEKIIYNTMMAQKATIDQAKAISDQFLKNIQELEEKHKLLDALEQNRLENEMKNLKKKLVADNHQQDLAVLESCLHSMFS; encoded by the exons ATGCCACCCAAGGGGAAGAAGGCTAAAAGCAAAAGTGTGAAGCGCCCACAGGATTCTTCGGATACTCAATCTGATGATGTCATCCAGCGCAGAGTTCCCCGCACACCAG CAGAGCAGCCCGTGGTGATCGAGATCAGTGATGAGAGTACTTCATCAGATCAAGATGATCAGCAGGCAAG GGAATCTGTTCAGAAGACGGCAAAAAAACGTCAAG GTGACGTTACAGAGTCACACCTTGCAAAGAAAAAACAGTTTTGTCAAGATGTAGTAACTTCTGTTAAGCGCCTGAGTGAAAAACTTGTCAGCATTTATAAAAGGCAAAAAAGGGAAAG GACTATGTTCCATTCCAACTATTCTAAGAGCCTCCAGTCTTTGTTTCAACAGTGGGACATGAGTGTGGAAAAAGTTGGGCAAGAAGAAGACAGTTTTATT aaTTCATCCCATCAACATGAGAAGATAATTTATAACACTATGATGGCTCAGAAAGCAACCATAGATCAAGCAAAAGCTATTTCTGATCAATTTCTAAAG AATATCCAAGAACTTGAGGAGAAGCACAAACTTCTCGACGCTCTTGAGCAAAACAGATTGGAAAACGAAATGAAAAACCTGAAGAAGAAGCTTGTGGCAGATAAT CATCAACAGGACTTGGCAGTTTTAGAATCCTGTCTTCATTCTATGTTCTCCTAG